Proteins encoded by one window of Aphidius gifuensis isolate YNYX2018 linkage group LG2, ASM1490517v1, whole genome shotgun sequence:
- the LOC122848979 gene encoding dihydropteridine reductase has translation MANVLGRIFVYGGKGALGSVCISQFKAKNWWVGSIDMKENDNADINIIVNGEHNWKEQEIHILEQVKDALKGEKIDGIICVAGGWAGGNAISKDFINNTELMWKQSVWSSTIAASIAANYLKEEGFLTLTGAQAALEGTPGMIGYGMAKAAVHQLTKSLANKDGGLPKDSLVTAILPVTLDTPMNRKWMAKADTTSWTPMEFISELLWKWSQKQERPVNGSLLQLITKNNKTEIIPA, from the exons ATGGCAAATGTACTTGGACGTATTTTTGTATATGGAGGCAAAGGAGCACTTGGCTCAGTTTGTATATCACAATTTAAAGCTAAAAATTGG tgGGTTGGAAGTATTGACATgaaagaaaatgataatgctgatataaatataattgttaatggtGAACACAATTGGAAAGAacag GAAATTCATATATTGGAACAAGTAAAAGATGCTCTCAAAggagaaaaaattgatggaaTAATATGTGTTGCTGGAGGTTGGGCTGGTGGCAATGCAATCAGCaaagattttataaataatactgaGTTAATGTGGAAACAAAGTGTATGGAGTTCAACAATTGCAGCAAGTATTGCAGCAAATTATCTCAAAGAAGAAGGTTTCTTAACATTAACTGGTGCACAAGCTGCTCTTGAAGGAACACCTG GTATGATTGGTTATGGAATGGCAAAAGCAGCTGTTCATCAATTAACAAAATCACTTGCTAATAAAGATGGTGGTCTACCAAAAGATTCACTTGTTACTGCTATTTTGCCAGTTACACTTGATACACCAATGAACAGAAAATGGATGGCCAAAGCAGACACAACATCATGGACACCAATGGAATTTATTTCAGA attgttATGGAAATGGTCACAAAAACAAGAACGTCCTGTCAATGGTAGCCTTCTTcaattaattactaaaaacaacaaaacagAAATTATTCCTGCTTAa
- the LOC122848950 gene encoding exocyst complex component 4 has translation MSIAPPMKPPRGIKTAKETSGLLISVIRTLSASETNEQREIEKAKLEKEYKKSDQRLDELVSLHYQDLTQVMNIFSYLSERVTVSREKIHAVKENLNACKQLLSCRREELMKLWLEGIEHKHVLYLLNEIDRLKNIPSQLNYYLNKKLYLHATQLIVSAQSIGNGSLEEVEALREVKNELDTHKQQLQNKLFNELNKHLYIETSNEVFQLKKQGSSRDFQRSNETRGSRDNKLKRSALLDVNYSSKALNDNAIMKKNLTNMIIEEDEKLINPEENSEYFISIVIECLALLNNIPETVEKIKNQMENELFNIIDKTTDKILNEKINKHENTKEQTILIEFFDKIFDQFRLIANAHNIALKYLSNTCKKYNININLYEIIDVWNKIQFVLQNLISNYLDIQDIIDRPYEISTNLDNPTIDINGFFTKRKQQRQKNGLLFKFESSTHSYSKDQRNNIKDYEKKLIYEANPKNITIIFRPIMKFVNEIECQINIKCTLNTFISDYVKEVFLGRHHVMVATKIDTITKSPDAWKTITTQETMKELNLSRPLLQSTIKVDNLVGELRLLMIYLPLHSEHFCTLALNILHNYRETCHAEYRKIIQTESQDKKICSAAWLKDDDISRFIKSLPNWNNMKNHTYGKNNNSNKWSRQETQDEESPEEIRQRNLREAEILASTLGEGGINSNEILSDVGKLRCLALLQESIEWFSLSIITFTTELNNVKLNSNNDTLPNVSESLIESLEQVAIEFEELSNTCILVLHLEVRVQCFYYLLPRGEYSHICGGIKDPQEADPRVEELSKILQTIDEALQCTMHPKKSKYIFEGLGHLIAKILITSAQYIEKIDKSGIQRMCRNVFTLQQTLTNITMARELALDYARQYFELFYNTPDDILNNILENGPQFSELEYINAFQLISRSQQQYSSINKHLEKLSEILGEVGVTV, from the exons ATGTCAATTGCACCACCAATGAAACCTCCTAGAGGAATAAAAACTGCAAAAGAAACA agTGGTTTATTAATATCTGTCATAAGAACTTTATCAGCAAGTGAAACAAATGAACAACgagaaattgaaaaagctaaacttgaaaaagagtataaaaaaagtGATCAAAGATTGGATGAATTGGTGTCATTGCATTATCAAGATTTGACACAAGTTATGAAT aTATTTAGTTATTTGTCAGAACGTGTAACAGTATCGCGAGAAAAAATTCATGctgtaaaagaaaatttaaatgcttGTAAACAATTGTTAAGTTGTAGACGTGAAGAGCTAATGAAACTTTGGCTTGAAGGAATTGAACATAAACATGTActctatttattaaatgaaattgatcGTCTTAAGAATATACCATCacaattaaattactatttgAATAAGAAGCTATATCTTCATGCAACTCAATTAATTGTATCAGCTCAATCAATTGGCAATGGTAGCCTTGAAGAAGTTGAAGCACTTCGTGAAGTTAAAAATGAACTAGATACTCATAAACAACAgctacaaaataaattattcaatgaattaaataaacatttatatatcgAAACATCAAATGAAGTATTTCAGCTAAAAAAACAAGGTTCATCTAGAGATTTTCAACGTAGTAATGAAACACGTGGATCaagagataataaattaaaacgttCAGCACTACTTGATGTTAATTACTCATCAAAAGCTTTAAATGACAATGCtattatgaagaaaaatttgacaaatatgATCATTGAAGAAGATGAAAAGTTGATAAATCCAGAAGAAAAttcagaatattttatttcaattgtcaTTGAGTGTCTTGCTCTGCTAAACAACATACCAGaaacagttgaaaaaataaaaaatcaaatggaaaatgagctatttaatataattgataaaacaactgataaaatattaaatgaaaaaataaataaacatgaaaatacaaaagaacAAACAAtacttattgaattttttgataaaatatttgatcaatTTCGTCTTATTGCAAATGCTCATAATATTgctctaaaatatttatcaaatacatgtaaaaaatataatattaatataaatttatatgaaataattgatgtatggaataaaatacaatttgtattacaaaatttaataagtaaTTATCTTGATATACAAGATATCATTGATAGACCATATGAAATATCAACAAACTTGGATAATCCAACAATAGatattaatggattttttacAAAACGTAAACAACAACGTCAAAAAAatggtttattatttaaatttgaatcatCAACACATAGCTATTCAAAAGATCAAAGAAATAACATAaaagattatgaaaaaaaattaatatatgaagcaaatccaaaaaatataacaattatatttagaccaataatgaaatttgtcaatgaaattgaatgtcaaataaatataaaatgtacattaaatacatttattagtGATTATGTTAAAGAAGTATTTTTAGGACGTCATCATGTTATGGTTGCAACAAAAATTGATACAATAACTAAAAGTCCAGATGCATggaaaacaataacaacacaaGAAACAATGAAAGAACTTAATTTATCAAGACCACTGCTACAAAGTACAATTAAAGTTGATAATTTAGTTGGTGAATTAcgtttattaatgatttatttaccATTACATTCAGAACATTTTTGTACACttgcattaaatatattacataattATCGTGAAACTTGTCATGCTGAATAtcgtaaaataatacaaacagaaagtcaagataaaaaaatatgttcagCAGCATGGTTAAAAGATGATGATATTAGtagatttataaaatcattaccAAATTggaataatatgaaaaatcatacatatggaaaaaataataatagtaataaatggTCAAGACAAGAAACACAAGATGAAGAAAGTCCAGAAGAAATAAGACAACGTAATTTACGTGAAGCTGAAATTTTAGCAAGTACACTTGGTGAAGGTGgaattaattcaaatgaaatattatctgATGTTGGTAAACTTCGTTGTTTAGCATTACTACAAGAAAGTATTGAATggttttcattatcaataataacatttacaactgaattaaataatgttaaattaaatagtaataatgataCATTACCAAATGTATCAGAATCATTGATTGAATCATTAGAACAAGTTGCTATTGAATTTGAAGAATTAtcaaatacatgtatattagtATTACATCTTGAAGTTAGAgtacaatgtttttattatttattaccacGTGGTGAATATAGTCATATTTGTGGTGGTATTAAAGATCCACAAGAAGCTGATCCAAGAGTTGAAgaattaagtaaaatattacaaacaaTTGATGAAGCATTACAATGTACAATGCATcctaaaaaaagtaaatatatatttgaaggtCTTGGTCATTTAATtgctaaaatattaataacatctGCTcagtatattgaaaaaattgataaaagtggAATACAAAGAATGTGTAGAAATGTATTTACATTACAACAaacattaacaaatataaCAATGGCTAGAGAATTAGCATTAGATTATGCTAGacaatattttgaattattttataatacaccagatgatattttaaataatatacttgaaaatgGACCACAATTTTCAGAGcttgaatatattaatgcttttcaattaatttcaagaagtcaacaacaatattcatcgataaataaacatttagaAAAACTATCTGAAATTTTAGGTGAAGTTGGTGttactgtataa
- the LOC122848956 gene encoding double-strand break repair protein MRE11-like: MGDEGETSTRPKICMKILIATDCHLGYEIKTKRAQDNDSFITFEEILELAVKHDVDFVLLGGDLFHDAKPSQKVILECVRLLKKYCLGNREVRLNFGTDPELVFAHCEKKMINYEDHDMNISMPVMTIHGNHDNPSFESTGTLDILQASGLINYFGKWNNLKQINITPLLFEKDGVNIAIYGLGYLGEQRLTRLIKAGQVNFQRPQNGQSYFNILVIHQNRARHSENNYVCDDSFPSWFHFILWGHEHQCLIQPEKITLPDDESYYICQPGSSVATSLCEGEAVQKHVGLLKINSEQQFSLKKLRLKTVRPFYMATLTVSELIQKGYCEGVTEEAVLKYVDDYIENTAIPEAEKQLTGHPQQPTLPLIRLKINTSETWHTFDTMMITNKYRERVANPNDIILFRKEKKYTSVKNESERQNDLGDLLDDEGDDQDHRMNVQGTIKRLFGAQKYAMNILSLAGLNEALGRCVDTNDDNAFNDIVQHQVSKQVEHLMTIDDVFTNDDTKKVVLKHQRQKTENNEEEELREANNYLNNKDQREILRKIVVEAPVNQDDDDDDDVEMIVTTKTRGRGRGARGTSKPRGTSRGRGRASAAKNALNITTTASTPSKSPPPSTTRAKPATKVSLFGNTTTSQSQSLFKTASQAKNRNITYVDSSDDD, translated from the exons atgggtGACGAAGGAGAGACATCAACAAGACCTAaaatttgtatgaaaattttaatagcaACTGATTGCCATTTAggttatgaaataaaaacaaaacgag cacAAGACAATGACAGCTTTATTACATTTGAAGAAATACTTGAACTTGCTGTTAAGCatgatgttgattttgttttacTTGGTGGTGATTTATTCCATGATGCTAAACCTTCACAAAAAGTCATCCTGGAATGTgtaagattattaaaaaaatactgtctAGGAAAtag ggAAGTTCGACTTAACTTTGGAACAGATCCAGAGCTTGTGTTTGCTCATTGTGAAaagaaaatgattaattatgaAGATCATGATATGAATATAAGTATGCCAGTCATGACAATTCATGGAAATCATGATAATccaa GCTTTGAATCAACTGGTACACTTGATATACTACAAGCATCaggtttaattaattattttggtaAATGGAATAATCTcaagcaaataaatattacaccattgttatttgaaaaagatGGTGTTAATATTGCAATTTATGGTTTGGGTTATCTTGGTGAACAAAGACTCACAAGATTAATTAAAGCTGGAcag GTTAATTTTCAAAGACCTCAAAATGGACAgagttattttaatattttggtaATTCATCAAAATCGTGCACGACATTCTGAGAATAATTATGTTTGTGATGATTCATTTCCATCATGgtttcattttattctttgGGGTCATGAACATCAATGTTTAATTCAACCAGAAAAAATTACTCTTCCTGATGATGAATCTTATTATATTTGTCAACCAg GTAGTTCAGTTGCAACATCACTTTGTGAAGGTGAAGCTGTACAAAAACATGttggattattaaaaataaattccgaGCAAcaatttagtttaaaaaaacttagatTAAAAACAGTAAGACCATTTTATATGGCTACATTAACAGTTTCTGAATTGATACAAAAAGGATATTGTGAAGGAGTTACTGAAGAAGCTGTTTTGAAATATGTTGATGACTACATTGAAAATACAGCAATTCCAGAAGctgaaaaacaattaacag gTCATCCACAACAACCAACTTTGCCTCTTATtcgtttgaaaattaataccaGTGAGACTTGGCATACATTTGATACTATGAT GATTACTAACAAGTACCGAGAAAGAGTAGCAAATCCAAAtgacataatattatttcgtaaagaaaaaaagtatacaagTGTTAAGAATGAATCTGAACGTCAAAATGATTTGGGTGATTTATTAGATGATGAAGGa gATGATCAAGACCATAGAATGAATGTTCAAGGAACAATTAAAAGATTATTTGGAGCACAAAAATATGCCATGAATATATTATCACTTGCTGGTTTAAATGAAGCATTAGGAAGATGTGTTGatacaaatgatgataatgcttttaatgatattgtcca gcATCAAGTTTCAAAGCAAGTCGAGCATTTAATGACAATTGATGATGTATTTACAAatgatgatacaaaaaaagTTGTATTAAAACATCAACGACAAAAGactgaaaataatgaagaagaagaattaCGTGaa gctaataattatttaaacaataaggaTCAAAGAGAAATTTTACGTAAAATAGTAGTTGAAGCACCTGttaatcaagatgatgatgatgatgatgacgtaGAAATGATTGTAACAACAAAGACACGTGGACGTGGACGTGGTGCACGTGGTACTAGTAAACCACGAGGAACAAGTCGAGGTAGAGGAAGAGCTTCTGCTGCTAAAAATGCTCTTAATATAACAACAACTGCATCAACACCATCAaaatcaccaccaccatctACTACTCGAGCCAag ccAGCAACAAAAGTAAGTCTGTTTGGCAATACCACCACTTCTCAAAGTCAAAGTTTGTTTAAAACTGCAAGTCAAgcaaaaaatcgaaatattaCTTATGTTGATAGTTCAGatgatgattaa
- the LOC122848958 gene encoding alpha-protein kinase 1-like — protein MLDTESRHGAGLDQPPTRDPWLSMDYYLGTDSHSLHEMLDVDIKCEIENIIGGHPELGFNFKDLSPLELDDDPVGSRSDMNWLNSASLLNNNSNSSHGGGDAASIMVNPNSVMPHPTRNNSSTNDTSSVTGRRHFSFSSKTTNHNNKDEKNNNFVNGTSALSKIDDRYENDITETEDEEDDDEEEAEEEEEEEEEEEEEEEDDEDEIEQEIEEEDDEDDDEEDYSEEERQAQNKVENMQIKYKQSPLQQQLKQQQQQLQQQQHQQQQQQQQQQQHLQTLQSLQQQHQQHQQLQSLQQQQQQQQQIQPLQQQLNVVNAGTLKTLLPHGTTKSPSTQNKASPIPNMRVGNFKIVNRLDSQNHHHIRKQIYNNNVHHVNTTTTSPMSIKRDKEFVDTGDFETKPYPKPAYSYSCLIAMALKNSQTGSLPVSEIYNFMCEHFPYFKTAPNGWKNSVRHNLSLNKCFEKIDKPAGNGNQRKGCLWAINPAKITKMDEEVQKWSRKDPLAIKKAMVYPDNLELLERGEMKYACSVGDLSEETESSSDENIEDNVTYDEPSIINHVAANSVTDSYDESSQDIDITEHLYDELDDKEELHMKLNITKQDSFEYELNTNNKRQKTLDGITSNYVYQSVPTSRRKAPLLVRTTSNNGPFIKIE, from the exons ATGTTGGATACAGAGAGTAGACACGGTGCAGGACTTGATCAGCCACCAACACGGGATCCTTGGCTATCAATGGATTACTATCTTGGAACTGACAGTCATTCACTGCATGAAATGCTTGATGTTGATATTAAatgtgaaattgaaaatatcattGGTGGACATCCTGAActtggttttaattttaaagatttATCACCACTTGAACTTGATGATGATCCAGTTGGTTCACGTAGTGATATGAATTGGCTTAATTCAgcaagtttattaaataataatagcaacagTTCACAcgg tGGAGGAGATGCTGCCTCAATAATGGTTAATCCAAATTCAGTGATGCCACATCCAACaagaaataattcatcaacaaatgaTACATCATCAGTAACAGGAAGAAggcatttttcattttcatcaaaaacaacaaatcacaataataaagatgaaaaaaataataattttgttaatggAACATCGgcattatcaaaaattgatgatagaTATGAAAATGACATAACTGAGACTGAAGATgaggaagatgatgatgaagaagaagcggaagaagaagaagaggaggaagaagaggaagaagaagaagaagaagatgatgaagatgaaatcgaacaagaaattgaagaagaagatgatgaggatgatgatgaagaagattaTTCAGAAGAAGAACGACAAGCtcaaaataaagttgaaaatatgcaaataaaatataaacaatcgcctttacaacaacaacttaaacaacagcaacaacaacttcaacaacaacagcatcaacaacaacaacaacaacagcagcaacaacagcatTTACAAACTTTACAAtctttacaacaacaacatcaacagcaCCAACAATTGCAAtcattacaacaacaacaacaacaacaacaacagataCAACCTCTACAACAGCAACTTAATGTTGTCAATGCTGGTACATTGAAAACATTATTACCTCATGGAACAACAAAATCACCTTCAACACAAAATAAAGCAAGTCCTATACCAAATATGAGAgttggtaattttaaaattgttaatcgACTTGACAgtcaaaatcatcatcatattcgtaaacaaatttataataacaatgttCATCATGTCAATACAACTACAACATCTCCAATGTCAATTAAAAGAGACAAAGAATTTGTTGATACAGGAGATTTTGAAACAAAACCTTATCCAAAACCTGCTTACTCGTATTCTTGTTTAATCGCAATGGCACTAAAAAATAGCCAAACTGGATCACTTCCAGTAtctgaaatttataattttatgtg TGAGCATTTTCCATACTTTAAAACAGCACCAAATGGTTGGAAAAATTCAGTAAGACATAAtttgtcattaaataaatgttttgaaaaaattgataaaccaGCTGGTAATGGTAATCAAAGAAAAGGATGTTTATGGGCAATAAATCCagcaaaaataacaaaaatggaTGAAGAAGTACAAAAATGGTCAAGAAAAGATCCATTAGCAATTAAAAAAGCTATGGTTTATCCAGATAATCTTGAACTTCTTGAACGTGGTGAAATGAAATATGCATGTAGTGTTGGTGATCTTAGTGAAGAAACAGAAAGTTCtagtgatgaaaatattgaagataatGTAACATATGATGAaccatcaataataaatcatgtTGCTGCAAATTCAGTAACAGATAGTTATGATGAAAGTAGTCAAGATATTGATATTACTGAACATCTATATGATGaacttgatgataaagaaGAATTAcatatgaaattaaatattacaaaacaagattcatttgaatatgaattaaatacaaataataaaagacaaaaaacacTTGATGGTATTACATCAAATTATGTTTATCAATCAGTTCCAACGTCGCGTAGAAAAGCACCACTTCTTGTAAGAACAACATCAAATAATGGcccatttattaaaattgaataa
- the LOC122848968 gene encoding aminoacylase-1-like has translation MMSSSQTQLDKTAVENFREYLQIPSVQPNINYDECVAFLQRQAKSLDLPIAVYEPFPNKPIVIITWTGTDASASSILLNSHMDVVPVFADKWTYPPFSAHVDDAGNIYARGSQDMKCVGIQYLEAVRRLKLNGIKLKRTLHISFVPDEEIGGVLGMREFVHNKDFKNLNVGFALDEGVASPTDKFYMFNGERSIWQVWVKCNGPPGHGSMLIPNTAGEKLRFIIDRFMDLRAESSAKLATGKHQLGDLLSINLNQIKGGVQTNVIPDELKVAFDIRIPPTIDHDEFEKLIRSWCKEAGDDITIEFEQKNPKIEPTKLDDSNPYWIAFKNTTDKLGIELEIGTFPGGTDSRYVRSVGLPAIGFSPMNNTKILLHDHDEYLNKDIFLHGIEIYMSIIPAVANV, from the exons ATGATGTCGTCGTCTCAAACTCAGCTGGATAAAACAGCTGTCGAAAATTTTCGCGAGTACCTGCAAATTCCATCGGTTCAACCAAACATTAATTATG atgaaTGTGTTGCATTTTTACAAAGACAGGCAAAAAGTTTGGATTTGCCAATTGCTGTTTATGAGCCATTTCCAAATAAACCAATTGTCATTATAACATGGACTGGAACTGAtgcatcagcatcatcaattttattaaacagtCACATGGATGTTGTTCCTGTATTTGCA gaTAAATGGACATATCCACCATTCAGTGCACATGTTGATGATGCTGGTAATATTTATGCTCGTGGTTCACAAGACATGAAATGTGTTGGTATACAATATTTAGAAGCAGTAAgaagattaaaattaaatggaataaaattaaaacgtaCATTACATATATCATTTGTACCTGATGAAGAAATTGGTGGTGTATTGGGAATGCGTGAATTTGTTCACaacaaagattttaaaaatttaaatgttggaTTTGCACTTGATGAGGGTGTTGCATCACCAactgataaattttacatgtTCAATGGTGAAAGATCAATTTGGCAAGTATGGGTTAAATGTAATGGACCACCTGGACATGGATCAATGCTCATACCAAATACTGCTGGTGAAAAATTACGTTTTATCATTGATCGTTTTATGGATCTACGAGCAGAATCAAGTGCCAAGTTAGCTACTGGAAAACATCAACTTGgagatttattatcaattaatcttAATCAAATTAAG ggTGGTGTACAGACAAATGTTATTCCTGATGAATTAAAAGTTGCATTTGATATAAGAATACCACCGACAATTGATCatgatgaatttgaaaaattaattcgtaGCTGGTGCAAAGAAGCCGGTGATGATATAACAATtgaatttgaacaaaaaaatccaaaaattgAACCAACAAAATTGGATGACAGTAATCCATATTGGATtgcttttaaaaatacaacagaTAAATTGGGTATTGAATTAGAAATTGGAACATTTCCTGGTGGTACTGATAGTCGATATGTTCGTTCG gTTGGTTTACCAGCAATTGGTTTTTCACCAatgaataatacaaaaatattacttCATGATcatgatgaatatttaaacaaagatatatttttacatggaATTGAAATTTACATGAGCATTATACCAGCAGTTGcaaatgtataa